A window of the Macaca nemestrina isolate mMacNem1 chromosome X, mMacNem.hap1, whole genome shotgun sequence genome harbors these coding sequences:
- the LOC105493761 gene encoding putative G antigen family E member 3, which produces MSELVRTRSQSSERGNDKESSQPVGSVIVQQPTEEKRQEEAAPSENQGIAPSGEIENEGAPAVQGPDVEAFQQALALLKIEDEPGDGPDVREGTLPTFDPTKVLEAGDAQR; this is translated from the exons ATGAGTGAGCTTGTAAGAACAAGATCCCAATCCTCAGAAAGAGGAAATGACAAAGAGTCTTCCCAACCAGTTGGATCTGTGATT GTCCAGCAGCCCACTGAGGAAAAACGTCAAGAAGAAGCAGCACCATCTGAAAATCAGGGTATTGCACCTAGTGGGGAGATCGAAAATGAAGGAGCACCTGCTGTTCAAG gGCCTGACGTGGAAGCTTTTCAACAGGCACTGGCTCTGCTTAAGATAGAGGATGAGCCTGGAGATGGTCCTGATGTCAGGGAGGGGACTCTGCCCACTTTTGATCCCACTAAAGTGCTGGAAGCAG GTGATGCGCAACGATAG